From Malaya genurostris strain Urasoe2022 chromosome 2, Malgen_1.1, whole genome shotgun sequence:
CATCAACGTCGACTACCGCCGGACCGTCTAACCCGGTAAGCCTGCCAGTTCAGATTGAGAACAGTACAGTCCTGTTAGAaaccgtttcattacttgttgtaAACAAGAACGATACCGCAATCCCCGCACGCGCACTCCTAGATTCCGGATCCATGTGCAACTTCATTACGAAGAAACTTGCCAATTCGCTCTGCCTCCGTCGTACCAAAGTAGACATCGCAGTAGCCGGAATCGGTGAATCCACGAAGCAGATCAAATGTCAATTTACTGCATGTATAAAATCGAGAGTGACTCCGTACTCCACCAAGCTTGAGTTCCTGATCCTCAAGAAACCAACGGTCAGTCTTCCAACTGTTCCGATTGATGTATCTACCTGGAAGATTCCATAGTTACCCTCGGCAGACCCCAGATTCCACATTCCGTCCGACATTGACATGGTTGTCGGCGGTGAAGCCTACCACAAGCTGCACCCAAGTAGCAAGCATTTCCTAGGCAAGGGATTACCGTTACTGATTGAAACAGTATTTGGATGGACTGTTTCCGGAAAGGTATCCATTGATCTTCCCATCGTTCCTCGTACATGTCACCTGACCACTGTTGATCGTTTTCTGGAGAGCGCCCTTCAGAAATTTTGGGAATTAGAAGCCGTCGAGTCTCGCTCAGTGCATTCCGTCGAAGAAACTCAGTGCGAAGAACTTTTTTCTGCTACCACCACTCGCGATTCGTCCGGACGATATATCGTTCGTTTGCCACTTACCCGTGATCCGCTAATCAAACTCAGCGAATCCAGAACCATCGCAGAACGTCGCTTCCTGAGTCATGAAAGGCAATTAGAGCGTGATCCACCCACCAAGGACGCATACTGCATATTCACGGACGAATACGCACAGATGTCGCACATGAAAAGGCTCGATGATCCAGTAGACGATGTGAATCCGCACTGCTATCTTCCCCACCATGCTGTATTCAAGGAATCCAGTACGACAAGCAAGGTCAGGGTTGTCTTCGATGCATCGTGCAAGACATCATCAGGTTTTTCCATCAACGACAAACAGCTTGTTGGTCCTGTTGTTTAGGAAGATTTACTATCGATCGTAATGAGATTTCGTACGCACCCGATCGCCATAGTAGCCGACATCGAGAAGATGTACCGACAGATTCAACTGCACCCTGAAGACCGTCCACTTCAACGCATCCTCTGGCGTTCCAAACGTGATGAACCTCTCAGTACATTCGAGCTTCAAACAGTTACATACGGTTTCGCCTCCGCGCCTTTCCTGGCAACCCGCACTCTCCAACAAGTTGTACAGGATGAAGGATCCCATTATCCTGCCGCTGTCGATGTTGTGAAACACGATTTCTACGTCGACGATCTTCTTTCTGGAGCTTCTGATGTCCAATCCGCTATTCGTCGTTGCAAGGAAGTATCCGCCATGCTTGCGTCAGCTGGCTTCCCGCTGAAAAAGTGGGCATCAAACTCCGTTGAAGTCCTCGCCGAAATCCCAGAAGAAGATCTCGCGTTATCGCCGCTACATGACCTCCAAGACGAACAGTCCGTTTGTACACTCGGACTCGTGCGGCAGCCGAAATCCGACATGATGCGCTTCAAGGTTCAGTTACTGGTACCCGAATCCGTCCTCACCAAACGGAAGGTGATGTCGTATATTGCACAAATATTCGATCCGCTCGGTCTTGTTGGCCCGATCATCACGGTTGCGAAGCTGTTTATGCAGAGATTGTGGGCACTGAAAACCGACGTAGGACATTCATACGAGTGGCATCGTCCGCTGCCTCCGCATCTGCAAAGTGAATGGAAGCTGTTTCATGGTACATTGAATGCAATTTCCGTCATTCGCATTCCGAGATTTGTGTCGCAAGTCATGATCAAATCCACCGAGCTTCATTTCTGCTCAGATGCTTCAGAGAAAGCCTAAGGAGTATGCTACTACGTTCGTTCGGAATCCGCTGAAGGAATTCGTGTTCGATTGCTAACGTCGCTTGGTCGCTCCGTTAGCCACCCGTCATTCCATTGCGCGCTTAGAGTTGTGTGCCGCTGTGTTATCATTTAACCTGTACGAGAAGGTGATGAATTCCGTTAAGGTATCGTGTGAAGTGTTCTTCTGAGTTGATTCGACAGTCGTTCTCCGTTGGCTTCAATCGTCCCCATCCCGTTGGAAGACGTTCGTGGCAAATCGTGTTTCCACAATTCAATCCACCACCGCATCCTGTACTTGGCGACACGTTCCCGGAGACTCCAACCCTGCAGATCTCATCTCTCGAGATATCAACCCAACTGATATCGGGAATTTAGATTTCTGGTGGATGGGACCCCAATGGCTATCGACGCTTGATCAATCGGTTGTATCCGAGAGCAAGAGCAATGTGGCTCTGATAGCTGTAAGCGTTATCGATCCGTCGTTCTCCGATCGTCTGTTTAGTCGATAGTTTAGTGATACGATTTACAAAGCTTCGCCGTTCCATCGCATATTGGATGCGATATCTCCGCTGTCTTTGAACAGTCGTCCAGAAGACCAAACCAGAGCCGTTCGAGTCACTTACAACCGTCGATTTGCGCGAGGCTGATATAGCCTTGTGTCGCATAGCCCAACGAGAAATGTTTTCGAAAGATATTTCCAAGATAACACGACAAGATTCGTTAAAGTGGCTCAAGCCGAGCATTTACCCAGACGGTATTATTCGAGTCGGTGTAAGAATCAAGCACGCCGTAGTCTCCGAAGATGTGAAACATCCGATATTACTACTTGCAAAACATCCGCTATCTACATTCCTGTGTGAATATTACCACAAACAACTGCTACATGCAGTACCCCAGTTAACGCTCACCACGATGCGACAAAGGTTTTGGGTAGTTGGAGGTCGTGATCTCGTTCGCCGTACTTACCATCAGTGCCATAGGTGTTTCCGTAGCAAGCCCCGTTTGATCCAACAAAATGTTGCAGACTTACCATCTTCACGAATCTCACCGACAAGACCGTTTTCCGTTTGTGGTGTAGACTATTGTGGACCAGTTTACATCAAGTCACCAATACGGAAACGAGGACCAACGAAGGCATACGTATCGATCTTCTGTGTTTCTCGACCCGTGCTGTTCACATCGAATTAGTGTCCGATTTATCCACGCCAGCGTTTCTGGCTGTTCTTCGCCGGTTTGTCGCCCACCGAGGAAGGATGAGCGAAATTCATAGCGACAACGGAACCGCGTTCAAAGGAGCATCCAACGAGCTCCACCGAATCCATCAGATGCTGAAAACCGACCAGGGAGAACGTAAGCAGATTCTCTATTGGTGCACCGAGAATGAAATTGCGTGGCGATTCATTCCACCTCATGCTCCGCATTTTGGCGGCTTGTGGGAAGCAGCCGTTAAGTCAGCCAAACATCATCTGTTACGTGAGATAGGCAACGTGCATGTCAGCTACGAGGACATGACAACTCTACTCGTTTAAATTGAGATATGTTTGAACTCCAGACCGCTCACTGCAATACCATCCGATCCGTCAGATTTGAAGGCTCTGACCCCAGGTTATTTCCTTGTAGTAACCAACCTACAATCCGTGCCAGAAACGTCATTAAGCGAAGTGCCGGACAATCGACTGTCGCATTGGCAGCTTACCCAGAAGCGTGTCCAACGAATTTGGGCAAGGTGGTATCCGGAGTACCTTCAGCAGCTGCAGTCTCGTGCTTTGAAGCTGATTCCAGCTGTCGCCATTGAACCTGGATGTATTGTGGTGGTCAAGGACGATTGTCTACCGCCAACCCAATGGCCTCTCGGGAGAATCACCAAGGTGCACCCGAGCAAGGACGGTGTAGTTCGCCTCGTCACCCTGAAGACAGCTTCTGCAGATTCAGTTGTGCGTCCTGTAGTCAGGCTCGCCATACTACCAGTTGCAGAAACGCAATCCAGTCGGTCTGACCCGTGCTCAGACAATAAAAACGCGAAATAAAGTGTTGAAGTATCCTTGCTACTTCAAGGTGGCCGGAATGTTGATGATACTTAACTTGTACATATTTAAAACCTAAACTTACATTTAAGTGAATTAAATCGAAACCTAAAATAATTAAACCTATAATTAAATGAACTTAATCTAAGCTCCGTGAATTTATAACTAATCTACATACTATAAATTATCATATCTTAAATTCTACTTTTTATAACCCGAATATAATATGAACCACCCTACGAATGCGCGCATAAAATGTGTAAACAATGATACATTAAACGAATTCGATATCCGAACCAACAAAGGCAAGTGATCGCGCTAACGATCGTACATCGAAGTAACTACTACACATATACAATAGACTGTCTGCCGTGTGAGGAAGATTGTGCAATAGGCATGCTTCGGCAGTAGTAAACCTAGTCCCGTATTGTGCGCATATCCTCTGTCGAGCGATATTTTCGGTAGTATTTCTAAGGTGCAGTAGTTCAACCCCCCACAAAGTGCAGTGAAAAAGATCATTGCTAGTAGTGCTAATTAGACTAGCGAAGAAAAAGGGCCCTTAAAAGTGAATTCAACCCTACTGAAGAAAGATAAAAAAGACTTAAGTGTAGTGCAAGCCGGGTAAAAGAATACgacattgttgttgttgttgttgtcgtttatTAGCGGCTTTAACCATGTTTGGGTCGTTCACCGCACAATATACGACATTGAATCGACGGTTATCACCGGTGTAAGCCATCTGGGCCGTCAACTGAAGACGGAAGAAAACCCTTCGGATACCGAACAGCAAGTAAGTCGCCCCAACAATCTTCTTCCACTAAAAGTGCGCCTTTTCATGCTGCTGAATTTTTTAGAATAttgctttatttatttttattcaaatgaaaagttattgaataaaaactgttttttcagACGCACCCTAAGTCTCCTAAggaccatatatatatatatatatatatatatatatatatatatatatatatatatatatatatatatatatatatatatatatatatatatatatatatatatatatatatatatatatatatatatatatatatatatatatatatatctatatatataaaaatgcagagatcattctttgtaatcgcatcacgtaagaacggatggacggattgagatgctttttttttgtttgatcagtttttacccccaccgggttcgtacatcaaaaaaattagtaaaacttaacggaaaagtgggaaaaaccaataaagttattttgtatggacaatggaattttccactgcaaaAATCGCCaaagattgctagatctacgattgatgacgCGCAACGATTTGCATAAGTGCTTGACCGttgaaggaaagaatactagatcgttgaaaaaattgtttggcgcgcaacgagatatttagtgtcgagatttcacatgcatg
This genomic window contains:
- the LOC131428840 gene encoding uncharacterized protein LOC131428840, producing MVVGGEAYHKLHPSSKHFLGKGLPLLIETVFGWTVSGKVSIDLPIVPRTCHLTTVDRFLESALQKFWELEAVESRSVHSVEETQCEELFSATTTRDSSGRYIVRLPLTRDPLIKLSESRTIAERRFLSHERQLERDPPTKDAYCIFTDEYAQMSHMKRLDDPVDDVNPHCYLPHHAVFKESSTTSKVRVVFDASCKTSSGFSINDKQLVGPVV
- the LOC131428841 gene encoding uncharacterized protein LOC131428841 encodes the protein MRFRTHPIAIVADIEKMYRQIQLHPEDRPLQRILWRSKRDEPLSTFELQTVTYGFASAPFLATRTLQQVVQDEGSHYPAAVDVVKHDFYVDDLLSGASDVQSAIRRCKEVSAMLASAGFPLKKWASNSVEVLAEIPEEDLALSPLHDLQDEQSVCTLGLVRQPKSDMMRFKVQLLVPESVLTKRKVMSYIAQIFDPLGLVGPIITVAKLFMQRLWALKTDVGHSYEWHRPLPPHLQSEWKLFHGTLNAISVIRIPRFVSQVMIKSTELHFCSDASEKA